One genomic window of Arvicola amphibius chromosome 4, mArvAmp1.2, whole genome shotgun sequence includes the following:
- the LOC119812598 gene encoding eotaxin-like, producing the protein MQISTGLLCLLLVVTAFTSQVLAHPGSIPASCCFVMASKKIPKQLLKSYKKITNSRCPLKAIVFKTKLGKDLCADPKHKWVQDATKYLDQILRTPKP; encoded by the exons ATGCAGATCTCCACGGGGCTTCTGTGCCTGCTGCTTGTGGTcactgccttcacctcccaggtTTTGGCTCACCCAG GGTCTAtcccagcttcctgctgcttTGTGATGGCCAGTAAGAAGATCCCCAAACAACTCCTGAAGAGCTACAAAAAAATCACCAACAGCAGATGCCCTCTAAAAGCCATAGT CTTCAAGACCAAGTTGGGCAAAGATTTGTGTGCTGACCCCAAGCATAAGTGGGTGCAGGATGCCACAAAGTACCTTGACCAAATCCTCCGAACCCCGAAACCATAA